A part of Anaerotignum faecicola genomic DNA contains:
- a CDS encoding immunoglobulin-like domain-containing protein, with the protein MKRAACLALAMSMVMGTTAFAAERNPIVLVNRQEFFLQDTAMQKNGKWLFSAEDLAEMTGSQMTNLGESLLFTTKTVAEDAERQMERTVVLQADGMLDVTAKEKDRLYLGYKINRENGKCFLPVREFANEMGYTMTWDRFLGSDWIYLKELRTPDVTLTVEYDKKTNSLQGTINNKEPQSFLYGNAFTLERLTENGWECVAKEEPKTGTELSMQPTRSETGENGMSTIEKKTKRGLAAGVYRMGIPFSFTYYYGGYQASAAKAALRKNPDKKAYDFYYATTVAEPNFYFRGDGLGSTYDAEITTNYTLYGTFTVE; encoded by the coding sequence ATGAAAAGGGCGGCTTGTCTGGCATTAGCGATGAGTATGGTAATGGGAACAACGGCATTTGCGGCGGAGCGAAATCCGATTGTTCTGGTAAACAGGCAGGAATTTTTTCTGCAGGACACAGCGATGCAAAAGAACGGAAAATGGCTGTTTTCTGCGGAGGACTTGGCAGAAATGACGGGAAGTCAGATGACGAATCTGGGAGAGAGCCTGCTGTTTACAACGAAAACCGTGGCAGAGGATGCGGAACGGCAGATGGAACGGACGGTTGTTTTGCAGGCGGATGGTATGCTGGATGTAACAGCGAAGGAGAAAGACAGACTGTATTTGGGGTATAAAATCAATCGCGAGAACGGGAAATGCTTTCTGCCTGTACGGGAGTTTGCAAATGAAATGGGATATACTATGACATGGGACAGATTCTTGGGTTCTGATTGGATTTATCTGAAGGAGTTAAGAACGCCAGATGTGACGTTGACGGTGGAATATGATAAAAAAACAAACAGTTTGCAGGGAACGATAAACAATAAAGAGCCGCAGAGCTTTCTGTACGGAAACGCATTTACACTGGAACGGCTGACAGAAAACGGCTGGGAATGCGTGGCAAAGGAAGAACCAAAGACGGGGACAGAGCTTTCGATGCAGCCAACCAGAAGCGAAACAGGCGAAAACGGCATGTCCACAATCGAGAAAAAGACAAAAAGGGGGCTTGCGGCAGGCGTATACCGCATGGGAATTCCATTTTCTTTCACCTATTATTACGGGGGGTATCAAGCATCGGCGGCTAAAGCGGCGCTGCGGAAGAATCCGGATAAAAAAGCGTATGATTTCTATTATGCAACCACTGTAGCCGAGCCGAATTTCTATTTCCGCGGAGATGGTCTCGGCAGCACATACGATGCTGAAATCACGACAAATTATACACTGTATGGTACATTTACTGTGGAATAA
- the rpmB gene encoding 50S ribosomal protein L28: MAKCAICEKGQITGHRISIERSQVSRRANRKWKPNVKKVKIVEDNGNVKSIYVCTRCMRSNKITRAI, from the coding sequence ATGGCTAAATGTGCGATTTGTGAAAAAGGCCAGATTACAGGTCATAGAATCAGTATTGAACGTTCCCAGGTAAGTAGACGTGCGAATAGAAAATGGAAACCCAACGTAAAGAAGGTTAAAATCGTTGAAGACAACGGCAATGTAAAATCTATTTACGTTTGCACAAGATGTATGCGTTCCAACAAGATTACACGCGCAATCTAA
- a CDS encoding ribonuclease Z, translating to MLDICLLGTGGMMPMPSRFLTAMLARLNGRLALIDCGEGTQVTMKMLGWGFKAIDVICFTHFHADHISGLPGLLLTIGNAGRTEPLTLIGPVGLQRIVEGLTLIAPELPFPIEYIELTQDAPNPIRVGAFEIHHCPADHMVKCFAYRIDLKRKGKFDVKKAEQLKLPKPLWNKLQKEGSVEHEGKTYTADMVMGENRKGISVAYCTDSRPVDRITKFVEGVQLFICEGMYGEEEKKQKARENKHMLFSEAARMAKNANAERLWLTHFSPSLNEPEAYLPVAQEIFPMTELGEERKCITIEFPK from the coding sequence ATGTTAGATATTTGTTTACTGGGAACAGGCGGCATGATGCCCATGCCCAGCCGCTTTCTGACAGCCATGCTGGCAAGGCTCAACGGCAGGCTTGCCTTGATTGATTGCGGCGAGGGAACGCAGGTGACCATGAAGATGCTCGGCTGGGGCTTTAAGGCGATAGATGTGATCTGCTTTACGCATTTCCATGCCGACCATATTTCGGGGCTGCCGGGGCTGCTTCTGACGATTGGCAACGCAGGGCGGACAGAACCCCTTACGTTGATTGGCCCTGTCGGCTTACAGCGGATTGTCGAGGGGCTGACCTTGATTGCGCCGGAGCTGCCCTTTCCCATCGAATATATTGAATTGACACAGGATGCACCGAACCCGATACGGGTGGGGGCGTTTGAAATTCATCACTGCCCTGCCGACCACATGGTGAAATGCTTTGCTTACCGCATTGATTTGAAACGCAAGGGAAAATTCGATGTAAAAAAGGCGGAGCAGCTTAAGCTGCCGAAGCCTCTTTGGAATAAGCTGCAAAAGGAAGGCAGTGTGGAGCATGAGGGCAAGACTTATACGGCGGATATGGTAATGGGGGAAAACCGCAAGGGCATTTCCGTAGCATACTGCACAGACAGCAGACCGGTTGACCGTATTACGAAATTCGTGGAGGGCGTACAGCTTTTCATCTGCGAAGGGATGTACGGCGAGGAGGAGAAAAAGCAGAAGGCAAGAGAAAACAAGCACATGCTTTTTTCAGAGGCGGCGCGCATGGCAAAAAATGCAAACGCGGAACGGCTGTGGCTGACGCATTTCAGCCCTTCTCTGAACGAGCCTGAGGCA